From the genome of Coriobacteriia bacterium:
AAAGAAATCGACGTGCTCAGCGATACCGTGGGCATTGTAAAAGAAGAAAGCAACTAGTATTTTTCGCAAGCAAGCATCACGGAGGTGAAGAAGTAACATGGATAAAGTCTCGGTAGCTCTCTTTTGGGTGGCATTCGCCGGTCTGGCGGGATCATCTGTGCTTTTCAGCTATGAGCTCATACAGCGTCGGGCGGGTACCGTTCCGGCGAAAATGGTCGCGGCGATATCCCTTCTCATACTGACCGTTTCCATCGGATTGAACTCCATGGCCAACAAAGGGACTCCTCTGACCGGCGGAAACGAATTGATTTTGGCCGCTTGGGCTTTGCTCGTCCTCTTCTTCCTCATCGAATACGTGCTGAAATTTAAAAAATATGGCATCGCTTTGGTTCCGGTTGCCGTCATTCTCATGGCTGTTGCGCAACTGGTCGGACGTGCGGAAGGCGATATTGCCCCGGTTTCCGCCCTTCTCGGAGAGCAGATGCAAGGGCTCGGTGTCGGGTTTCATGTACTGCTCATCGTATTTGCGAACATGCTATTCCTCGTCGCCGCCATTGCGAGTGCCCTCTATCTCTACCAAGACAAACAACTCAAGACTCATTCGACGAGTTTGCTTTCACGCCGCTTGCCGGCGCTCGCCAATCTGGAAAAGCTCGCTTCACGTTCGGTGACCATCGCGCTCCCCGTGTATCTCGCCGGACAGTTGCTCGGTGTGATTCGTGCGATAAACGTCGATGCCGCCGGATGGTGGTCCGATCCGCGCGTCATGATGTCGGCCGCTGTTCTCATCGTGTTCGTCGTGTTCTCGGTTCTCACCATGCGTAACAAGATGAGCGGTCGCACCACCTCATGGATTGCCGTCGTCGGCGGTATCCTCGTGATCGTCTTGATGATCATCGCGCGTACGCTTCCTGTCGGGTTCCATGTTTTCGGAAACATTATCTAGCTTATTTCTCACACCAAGGAACACCTTATGAAAATTTTCATCACCGGGGGCAGTAGTGGAATCGGACTCGCCACGGCTGTGCTTTATGCGAAACGGGGTGCGACGGTGACTATCGCCGCACGCAGCCTCGATCGACTTGAAAAAGCAAGCGCCGGTCGCTTTGAAACGGTCGTGCTTGACGTTACCGA
Proteins encoded in this window:
- the ccsA gene encoding cytochrome c biogenesis protein CcsA; translated protein: MDKVSVALFWVAFAGLAGSSVLFSYELIQRRAGTVPAKMVAAISLLILTVSIGLNSMANKGTPLTGGNELILAAWALLVLFFLIEYVLKFKKYGIALVPVAVILMAVAQLVGRAEGDIAPVSALLGEQMQGLGVGFHVLLIVFANMLFLVAAIASALYLYQDKQLKTHSTSLLSRRLPALANLEKLASRSVTIALPVYLAGQLLGVIRAINVDAAGWWSDPRVMMSAAVLIVFVVFSVLTMRNKMSGRTTSWIAVVGGILVIVLMIIARTLPVGFHVFGNII